One window of Streptococcus suis genomic DNA carries:
- a CDS encoding glycosyltransferase: MTIYTLRSWMSDKTFGYETTQVFRQKVLNNLGIPNYLLLGTPYSTPFWKEQLQAQGYKLDHVIILPHLYSDIDTCLRSYQLADFEADLTKKHIIWKDKQILSPTTAMYTTEEGYYDLNLTAEGNILSIIERSLKLELKSVTSVFEKPFFTNFSDDSFCYYDKDGNIVLQGRIEDKECYYFFQGQKWTMIDLFVNFLSERIVPDQDIVLNDQFISQTLETFCQDQGITYRFILHYNHYFSQKNVEGYNIKLGKEIFVASPYIIEPLAKDGIQAEFLPPIAIQVAKQPPRGLKSNKLLLVGNIYDHKRVAMAIQAMREVPDLELHIYGGRVEAIQALKEQHTIPDNVIFKGFVPSSQIPRSEYCAYLSCSLSEMFANAMVECLGLGLIPILSRVDFGHNQVLEELDIYQQCGFDSVEDLVKVLKNLASLPIEDRQQLSNKILHYSQKFSYAEAQKQYKLALGYN; encoded by the coding sequence GTGACAATATATACCTTGAGAAGTTGGATGTCGGACAAAACATTTGGCTATGAAACCACACAAGTTTTTCGGCAAAAGGTATTAAATAACTTGGGTATTCCCAACTACCTTTTGCTCGGAACTCCTTATTCAACACCATTTTGGAAGGAACAGCTTCAAGCACAAGGCTATAAACTGGATCATGTTATTATCTTACCTCATCTTTATTCGGATATTGACACTTGCCTGCGTTCCTATCAACTAGCTGACTTTGAAGCTGATTTAACAAAAAAGCACATCATCTGGAAGGATAAACAAATTCTCTCTCCAACGACAGCAATGTATACAACTGAGGAGGGTTATTATGACCTGAACTTAACTGCTGAAGGAAATATATTATCCATCATTGAACGAAGTTTGAAGTTGGAGTTAAAGTCAGTAACTTCTGTTTTTGAAAAGCCATTTTTTACCAATTTTTCGGATGACAGCTTCTGTTATTACGATAAAGATGGCAATATTGTCCTACAAGGGAGAATTGAAGATAAAGAGTGTTACTATTTTTTCCAAGGTCAAAAATGGACCATGATCGATCTATTTGTGAACTTTTTGTCAGAGAGAATTGTTCCTGATCAAGATATTGTCTTAAACGACCAGTTTATTAGCCAGACGTTAGAAACATTTTGTCAAGATCAAGGCATTACCTATCGCTTTATCCTTCATTATAACCATTACTTTTCACAAAAGAATGTCGAAGGCTACAATATTAAACTCGGAAAAGAAATTTTTGTTGCAAGTCCCTACATTATCGAGCCACTGGCTAAAGATGGCATTCAAGCAGAGTTCCTACCTCCGATTGCCATTCAAGTTGCTAAGCAGCCTCCTAGAGGATTGAAGAGCAATAAACTGCTTCTGGTTGGTAATATTTATGATCACAAACGAGTGGCTATGGCAATCCAGGCTATGAGAGAAGTTCCTGACTTAGAGCTTCATATTTACGGAGGTCGGGTTGAAGCAATTCAAGCATTGAAAGAACAGCACACGATTCCAGACAACGTGATTTTCAAAGGCTTTGTCCCTAGTAGTCAAATACCACGGTCAGAATATTGTGCTTATCTATCCTGTTCTCTTAGTGAAATGTTTGCTAACGCAATGGTAGAATGTCTTGGACTTGGCTTGATACCTATACTTTCTAGGGTTGATTTTGGACATAATCAAGTTTTAGAAGAATTGGATATTTACCAACAATGTGGTTTTGATAGTGTTGAAGATCTTGTGAAAGTCTTGAAAAATCTAGCAAGTTTACCTATTGAAGACCGGCAGCAGTTATCAAACAAAATCTTACATTATTCACAAAAATTCAGTTATGCCGAAGCACAAAAGCAGTATAAGCTTGCTTTAGGTTATAACTAA
- the dapB gene encoding 4-hydroxy-tetrahydrodipicolinate reductase, which translates to MTIKVIIAGFKGKMGSTAVEMVKGDADLSLAALVDPFATETEVDGVPVFKTKEEVAELDADVWVDFTTPKFAYENTRFALENGFAPVVGTTGFTPKEIDELTALSAEKGLGGLIAPNFAIGAILLMQFAAQAAKYFPNLEIIELHHDKKKDAPSGTAIKTAELISQVRQAQPQGAADEEELIAGARGAEFDGFRIHSVRLPGLVAHQEVIFGAQGEGLTIRHDSYDRVSFMSGVNLGIKEVVKRQQLVYGLEHLL; encoded by the coding sequence ATGACAATTAAGGTAATTATTGCAGGTTTTAAGGGAAAAATGGGCTCAACAGCGGTTGAGATGGTCAAGGGAGATGCAGACCTTAGTCTAGCTGCCTTGGTAGACCCATTTGCCACTGAGACAGAAGTGGACGGCGTGCCAGTTTTTAAGACAAAAGAAGAAGTTGCAGAGCTAGATGCTGATGTCTGGGTGGATTTCACCACGCCAAAATTTGCCTATGAAAACACACGCTTTGCTTTGGAGAATGGCTTTGCGCCAGTAGTTGGAACGACTGGATTTACACCGAAAGAAATCGACGAACTGACTGCACTTTCGGCTGAAAAAGGCTTGGGTGGCTTGATTGCGCCAAACTTTGCTATCGGAGCTATCTTGCTCATGCAATTCGCAGCACAGGCTGCCAAGTATTTCCCTAATCTGGAAATCATCGAATTGCACCATGACAAGAAAAAGGATGCTCCAAGTGGAACAGCTATTAAGACTGCCGAGTTGATTTCGCAAGTCCGTCAGGCGCAGCCACAGGGTGCAGCCGATGAAGAAGAGTTGATTGCCGGAGCTCGTGGTGCAGAATTTGATGGATTCCGTATTCATTCTGTTCGCTTGCCAGGTCTGGTGGCCCACCAAGAAGTAATTTTCGGTGCCCAGGGAGAAGGATTGACTATTCGTCATGATTCTTATGACCGTGTCTCCTTCATGAGCGGTGTCAATCTCGGTATCAAAGAGGTTGTCAAACGCCAGCAACTTGTATATGGTTTGGAACATTTACTATGA
- a CDS encoding ABC-F family ATP-binding cassette domain-containing protein, which produces MSDFIVENLTKSVGDKTVFSKISFIIHPGDRIGIIGVNGTGKTTLLDVISGKLGFDGDISPFTSKNDFQMAYLTQEPDFDERKTVLDTVLSSDLREIQLIRQYEQLMANYDDKSQAQLEKVMAEMDALNAWEIESQVKTVLSKLGLQDVTSKVADLSGGLRRRVQLAQVLLGNDDLLLLDEPTNHLDIETIEWLTTFLKNTKKSVLFITHDRYFLDNIATRIFELDKAGLTEYQGNYQDYVRLKAEQDERDAALRHKKEQLYKQELTWMRRQPQARATKQQARINRFHDLKNQVHQTIDDSSLEINFETSRIGKKVIQFEQVSFSYPGKPILQDFSLLIQNKDRIGIVGDNGKGKSTLLNLIAGDLQADAGKVDIGETVRIGYFSQDIRGLDESKRVINFLQEVAEEAKTTSGMVSIAELLEQFLFPRNTHGTLIEKLSGGEKKRLYLLKILLERPNVLLLDEPTNDLDIATLTVLEHFLQGFAGPVITVSHDRYFLDKVANKILAFEDGGIQTFFGNYTDYLDEKAFLASSSAISLEKPKEKIEKVRENKKRMSYFEKQEWATIEDEIAGLEERIEAIEAEMLTCGSDFTKLSDLQKELDQKNEQLLEKYERFEYLSEMEG; this is translated from the coding sequence ATGAGTGATTTTATCGTTGAAAATTTGACCAAGTCTGTCGGCGACAAGACCGTCTTTTCAAAGATTTCCTTTATCATCCACCCAGGCGACCGCATTGGGATTATAGGGGTCAATGGCACTGGGAAAACAACGCTCTTGGATGTGATTTCAGGCAAGCTTGGTTTCGATGGAGATATTTCACCCTTTACCAGTAAGAATGATTTTCAGATGGCCTATCTGACCCAGGAGCCTGATTTTGATGAGAGAAAGACCGTTCTGGACACGGTATTGTCATCCGATTTGCGAGAAATCCAGCTTATTCGCCAATACGAGCAGCTCATGGCAAATTATGACGATAAGAGTCAGGCTCAACTTGAAAAAGTCATGGCAGAGATGGATGCCCTCAATGCTTGGGAAATTGAAAGCCAAGTTAAGACGGTTCTGTCAAAATTAGGATTACAGGATGTGACCAGCAAGGTGGCGGATTTATCTGGCGGCCTGCGTCGCCGTGTACAGCTGGCTCAGGTTCTTCTGGGCAATGACGACCTCCTGCTTTTGGATGAGCCGACCAACCACCTGGATATTGAGACCATTGAGTGGTTGACGACCTTTTTGAAAAACACCAAAAAGTCTGTCCTCTTTATCACCCATGACCGCTATTTCTTGGACAATATTGCAACACGCATCTTTGAATTGGACAAGGCCGGTTTGACCGAGTATCAGGGGAATTACCAGGACTATGTTCGATTAAAAGCGGAGCAGGACGAGCGGGATGCAGCTCTCCGTCACAAGAAAGAACAGCTCTACAAGCAGGAGTTGACCTGGATGCGGAGACAGCCCCAGGCTCGTGCCACCAAGCAACAAGCCCGTATCAATCGTTTCCATGACCTCAAGAACCAGGTTCATCAAACTATTGATGACTCAAGTCTTGAAATCAATTTTGAAACCAGCCGAATCGGTAAAAAGGTTATTCAGTTTGAGCAGGTCAGCTTTTCTTATCCTGGAAAGCCGATTCTACAGGATTTTAGCCTGCTAATCCAAAACAAGGACCGTATCGGCATCGTCGGTGATAATGGTAAGGGCAAATCCACCCTGCTCAATCTGATTGCAGGCGACTTGCAGGCTGATGCAGGCAAGGTAGACATCGGAGAAACGGTTCGTATCGGTTATTTTTCTCAAGATATTCGTGGATTAGACGAGAGCAAGCGGGTCATCAATTTCTTGCAGGAAGTGGCAGAAGAAGCCAAGACTACATCGGGCATGGTGTCTATTGCTGAACTTTTGGAGCAGTTCCTCTTTCCGCGTAATACCCATGGTACACTGATTGAAAAATTGTCGGGTGGGGAGAAAAAGCGGCTCTATCTGCTGAAAATCCTTCTGGAACGGCCTAATGTCTTGCTTCTGGACGAGCCGACAAACGACTTAGACATAGCGACTTTGACAGTCTTGGAGCATTTCTTGCAAGGTTTTGCTGGTCCTGTCATCACCGTCAGCCACGATCGTTATTTCTTGGACAAGGTTGCTAATAAAATCCTTGCTTTTGAAGACGGTGGTATCCAGACCTTCTTTGGAAACTACACGGACTATCTGGATGAAAAGGCCTTTTTGGCTTCCAGCTCTGCTATTTCTTTGGAAAAACCAAAGGAGAAAATCGAGAAGGTCAGAGAGAACAAGAAGCGGATGTCCTATTTTGAGAAGCAGGAGTGGGCAACCATTGAGGATGAGATTGCTGGTTTGGAGGAGCGGATCGAAGCCATTGAGGCGGAAATGTTGACCTGTGGCAGTGATTTTACCAAATTGTCGGACCTGCAGAAGGAGCTGGACCAGAAAAATGAGCAGCTCTTGGAGAAGTACGAGCGCTTTGAGTATTTGAGTGAGATGGAGGGCTAG
- a CDS encoding MucBP domain-containing protein: protein MEKNHKYGFRKHKAVKGLGVALLGTVGVLAGSSLVSANEVGISEAVQTNRTIDATISRVDYNELTEEQKAHIKSGMIDEQLSWINPETGNLEWITGFVAVYKSTGDCQVIPIAPKPIEPNVTTPPTPGSNIPVLPLTPNNQPVSKVTGIPRKSNLPKTGLVGSKTIAVAGLGLLTFGGYLLFKNRKTGKHVAIALLVAGGGVGVSSPVLANSRTFLDLVENVTLQLNSHFTYTPATDTCWEYVGYYPEIASVPAETPTSPNILTSADLLSESQETKGKVTVHYVDEEGNTIANSQELVNAVVSTTYRTKVTINGVEKVIENTVPTEVDYDTSALKVNTILFNGASYEYVSVKGSETGKVVAGETEVTYVYRKVTQPVVTREELDPIQETGKVTVHYVDEAGNKLADSKELVNAIISTTFRTKVITDGVEEIKENKVVSNARYNAASVKATSLEYNGATYEYVSVKGTEAGKVVAGETVVTYVYRKVTQPIVTREELDPIQETGKVTVHYVDEAGNKLADSKELVNAIISTTFRTKVTTDGVEEITENKVVSDARYNAASVKATSLEYNGATYEYISVEGTETGKVVAGETEITYVYRKVTQPVVTRQELEPLFETGTVNVHFEDETGKVLSPSKVLVNTIVSLTERTETITDGVSNIVETKRETNASYDATNLRPDRIEFEGALYEFATVTGEVSGKVLPGETNITYIYRKVPNTTEEFTREIKGKVVTRYIDEVTGQEIVPESIVKEGVIALETTTVTKDALGNTVDSQTSSSPTSFEYSTEADKIVKEVDIAKKRTSATDWINPETQQTGQVENNAAQGLLDQLTSRVRIYSPTNPGDPDNVAETLDYVRKEGFDEASQKIEEIGSGNNTTIYGTRDYTDYRYSYTRPSRALVPEAKYEFSRVDGQEIGSSNQDVKTITYYYKPKAVEVKPIVQHIEPEVLPVESVKPANTVEESQREIHGKVITRYVDESTGQEILTGSTVAEGVVAIETTTTTKDYKGNIIDTKVTTEPTNLKYDTTADRDLNNSRIATMRVAPLEAFNTLTGQTSPIVNGKATVAAETLDVYIPLTDPQLDGKFLSDRYAKERGFDTTTSQLVESEAVTMDLSSTGQKALLIPNIVTQEGVVTPELEIANGQVYYVQHYVYTKPVDLEENPVPYEFTRVDTAETGTVEEGVTVVTYYYKRVSLSVTPQSDSINIYFSQTTLAASINP, encoded by the coding sequence ATGGAAAAGAATCATAAGTATGGTTTTCGTAAACACAAGGCTGTAAAAGGACTTGGCGTAGCTCTATTGGGTACAGTTGGTGTACTCGCCGGCTCATCTTTAGTCTCTGCAAATGAAGTAGGTATTTCTGAAGCAGTTCAAACCAATCGAACGATAGATGCTACGATTAGCAGAGTCGATTACAATGAATTAACGGAAGAACAGAAGGCACACATTAAATCTGGAATGATTGATGAACAATTATCATGGATCAATCCAGAGACTGGGAATCTTGAATGGATTACTGGTTTTGTTGCTGTATATAAATCAACTGGAGATTGCCAAGTTATTCCTATTGCTCCTAAACCAATTGAACCGAACGTTACGACTCCACCTACCCCTGGTTCTAACATTCCTGTTTTACCACTTACACCAAATAATCAACCTGTCTCGAAGGTTACTGGAATACCTAGGAAATCTAATCTACCAAAAACAGGCTTAGTCGGATCCAAAACCATTGCAGTAGCAGGGTTAGGTTTGCTAACTTTTGGCGGATACTTATTGTTTAAGAACCGTAAAACTGGTAAACATGTTGCGATTGCACTATTAGTTGCAGGAGGAGGGGTAGGAGTTTCTAGTCCAGTTCTTGCAAATTCTAGAACATTCCTTGACTTGGTTGAAAATGTAACCCTTCAACTTAATTCTCACTTTACTTATACACCAGCAACAGATACTTGCTGGGAATACGTCGGATATTATCCAGAAATTGCATCTGTACCTGCAGAAACACCTACAAGCCCGAATATTCTAACCTCAGCAGATTTGTTATCTGAGTCACAGGAGACTAAAGGTAAAGTAACTGTTCACTATGTTGATGAGGAGGGGAATACAATAGCTAATTCCCAAGAGCTAGTAAATGCAGTTGTTTCCACCACTTATCGTACTAAAGTAACAATCAATGGTGTAGAAAAAGTCATAGAAAACACTGTACCTACTGAGGTTGACTATGATACTTCTGCACTTAAAGTCAATACTATTTTGTTTAATGGGGCAAGCTATGAGTATGTATCTGTTAAGGGTAGCGAAACAGGCAAAGTTGTGGCAGGCGAGACAGAAGTTACCTATGTTTACCGAAAAGTGACTCAACCTGTCGTAACTCGTGAAGAGCTTGATCCAATCCAAGAAACTGGTAAGGTAACAGTTCATTATGTCGATGAGGCTGGCAATAAACTTGCAGATTCTAAAGAATTGGTAAATGCCATCATTTCGACAACCTTCCGTACCAAAGTAATCACTGACGGTGTTGAGGAAATTAAAGAAAATAAAGTAGTTAGCAATGCTAGGTACAACGCAGCCTCAGTTAAAGCGACTAGCTTGGAATACAATGGTGCAACCTATGAATATGTATCTGTCAAGGGTACCGAAGCAGGCAAAGTTGTGGCAGGTGAGACGGTAGTTACCTATGTTTACCGCAAAGTGACTCAACCTATCGTAACTCGTGAAGAGCTTGATCCAATCCAAGAAACAGGTAAGGTCACAGTTCATTATGTCGATGAGGCTGGCAATAAACTTGCAGATTCTAAAGAATTGGTCAATGCCATTATTTCGACAACCTTCCGTACCAAAGTAACCACTGACGGTGTTGAAGAAATTACAGAAAACAAAGTAGTTAGCGATGCTAGGTACAACGCAGCCTCTGTTAAGGCAACTAGCTTGGAATACAATGGTGCAACCTATGAATATATATCTGTCGAGGGTACCGAAACAGGCAAAGTTGTGGCAGGTGAGACGGAAATTACCTATGTTTACCGCAAAGTGACTCAACCTGTCGTAACTCGTCAAGAACTCGAACCCCTTTTTGAAACTGGTACAGTAAATGTACACTTTGAGGATGAGACAGGTAAGGTTCTTTCACCTTCAAAAGTTTTGGTCAATACCATTGTAAGCTTGACCGAACGTACTGAAACTATTACTGATGGGGTTTCAAATATTGTAGAAACCAAGCGTGAAACCAATGCAAGCTATGATGCTACTAATCTAAGACCAGATCGTATTGAATTTGAGGGGGCATTGTACGAATTTGCTACTGTCACTGGAGAGGTATCAGGTAAGGTCTTGCCAGGAGAAACCAATATCACTTACATTTATCGTAAAGTACCAAATACGACTGAAGAGTTTACACGCGAAATTAAGGGGAAAGTAGTAACTCGCTATATTGATGAAGTGACAGGTCAGGAAATTGTTCCAGAATCCATTGTAAAAGAAGGGGTTATTGCCCTTGAGACGACGACAGTGACCAAGGATGCTCTCGGTAATACAGTAGATTCCCAGACTTCGAGCAGTCCAACTAGCTTTGAATACAGCACAGAAGCTGATAAGATTGTCAAAGAAGTGGATATTGCTAAAAAGCGGACGAGTGCGACAGATTGGATCAACCCTGAGACCCAGCAAACTGGCCAGGTAGAAAATAATGCTGCCCAAGGTCTGCTAGATCAATTGACCAGCCGCGTGCGTATCTATTCACCAACCAACCCAGGTGATCCTGACAACGTGGCTGAAACTCTCGATTATGTCCGTAAAGAAGGATTTGATGAAGCTTCTCAAAAAATTGAAGAAATTGGCAGTGGCAACAACACAACCATATATGGGACAAGAGATTATACAGATTATAGATATTCCTATACAAGACCTTCAAGGGCACTTGTACCAGAAGCAAAGTATGAATTCAGTCGTGTAGATGGGCAAGAAATCGGAAGCAGCAATCAAGACGTTAAGACCATCACCTACTATTACAAGCCAAAAGCTGTAGAAGTGAAACCAATTGTCCAACACATTGAACCAGAGGTTCTGCCTGTAGAATCCGTCAAACCTGCCAATACCGTGGAAGAGAGCCAGCGAGAGATTCATGGTAAGGTCATAACACGCTATGTAGATGAAAGTACTGGTCAAGAAATTTTGACAGGTTCAACTGTTGCTGAAGGGGTTGTAGCAATCGAAACAACCACCACAACAAAGGACTACAAAGGCAACATAATAGATACCAAGGTGACCACAGAACCAACAAATCTTAAATACGATACGACTGCAGATAGGGATTTAAACAACTCACGGATTGCTACTATGAGGGTTGCGCCGTTAGAAGCTTTTAATACCCTGACAGGTCAAACAAGTCCAATTGTAAACGGAAAAGCAACAGTTGCGGCAGAAACCTTGGATGTGTATATTCCGCTGACCGATCCTCAGTTGGATGGTAAATTCCTAAGCGACCGCTATGCAAAAGAGAGAGGCTTTGATACTACAACTTCCCAACTAGTTGAATCCGAAGCTGTCACAATGGATTTAAGCTCAACTGGGCAAAAAGCCCTTCTTATCCCTAACATAGTGACGCAAGAAGGTGTTGTTACTCCTGAGCTAGAGATTGCTAATGGTCAAGTCTATTATGTCCAGCACTATGTTTATACCAAACCAGTTGATCTTGAAGAAAACCCTGTACCGTATGAATTCACCAGGGTTGATACAGCTGAAACTGGGACAGTTGAGGAAGGCGTAACCGTTGTAACTTACTATTACAAACGGGTTAGTCTCTCTGTGACACCGCAGTCAGATTCGATAAATATCTACTTTTCACAGACAACCCTGGCAGCATCTATTAACCCTTAG
- a CDS encoding DegV family protein — MKLAIITDSSAVLQPTTLVNKDVFVLPIPVTIDEESFVEGQNLTAEEFYQKMAASEDLPKTSQPSLLELEEILTALQANGYTHAVGLFLSSGISGFYQNIQYLADEFEGLTIAFPDSKITSAPLGMMVENVLKWAAAGQSFEEICAKLDQQIAQTSAFIMVDDLDHLFKGGRLSNAAAILGNLLSIKPILYFTAEGKIEVYEKVRTEKKAVKRLLEILQEKTSDGNYQLAIIHANCPEKADSFKEQLEQAGVTSQLPIVSFGSVIGTHLGEGAIAFGISPIIE; from the coding sequence ATGAAATTAGCAATTATTACAGATTCGTCGGCCGTCTTGCAGCCGACGACGCTTGTAAACAAAGATGTATTTGTTTTGCCTATTCCGGTCACCATTGATGAGGAATCCTTTGTCGAAGGACAAAATCTGACTGCCGAAGAATTTTATCAAAAGATGGCAGCCTCCGAGGATTTGCCAAAAACCAGCCAACCCAGTCTCTTGGAGTTGGAAGAAATTTTGACAGCCCTGCAAGCCAACGGCTACACGCATGCAGTCGGTCTCTTTCTCTCATCAGGGATTTCTGGATTTTACCAAAATATCCAATATCTGGCAGATGAATTTGAGGGGCTGACAATCGCCTTTCCAGATAGCAAAATCACGTCAGCTCCACTGGGTATGATGGTGGAAAATGTATTGAAATGGGCAGCAGCCGGTCAGTCTTTTGAGGAAATCTGTGCCAAACTGGATCAACAAATTGCCCAAACGTCTGCCTTTATCATGGTGGACGACCTGGATCATTTGTTCAAGGGTGGTCGCTTGTCCAACGCAGCAGCCATTCTCGGCAACCTTCTCAGTATCAAGCCGATTTTGTATTTTACGGCTGAAGGGAAAATCGAAGTCTACGAGAAAGTTCGGACGGAGAAAAAGGCTGTCAAACGTCTCTTGGAAATTCTTCAAGAAAAAACATCCGACGGCAATTACCAGCTGGCCATTATTCATGCCAACTGCCCAGAAAAGGCAGATAGTTTCAAAGAACAGTTGGAGCAGGCTGGTGTGACTAGTCAGTTGCCAATCGTGTCATTTGGTTCCGTTATCGGGACGCATTTGGGTGAAGGGGCCATTGCTTTCGGTATTTCGCCCATTATCGAATAG
- a CDS encoding CCA tRNA nucleotidyltransferase: MKLTHLPSEFQEALPILEKIKAAGFEAYFVGGSVRDAILRRTIHDVDIATSSYPQETKAIFPRTIDVGIEHGTVLVLEGHKEYEITTFRTEEDYVDFRRPSQVSFVRSLEEDLRRRDFTVNAFALDEHAQVIDLFSGLEDLEQKRLRAVGIPAERFNEDALRIMRGFRFAASLNFEIEPETFKAIQATAPLLDKISVERIFIEFDKLLTAPHWRKGLQAMIDSKAFDFLPDLAGKGQELEKMLSSLQADFIFETSEQAWAMLFVCLKVDNIKSFLKKWKTSNDFQRTVVQLVKIYQHRQTGPVTKQMAYEYGRTLIELVEKLRQAQGLSVDFEEIAQLDKDLIIHERHEIVVNGGMIMKNLAVKPGPLLGQVLNAVEYEIVEGNLANSEEDIMDFVKEFLSNE, translated from the coding sequence ATGAAATTAACACATCTGCCTTCTGAATTTCAGGAGGCTTTGCCGATTTTAGAGAAAATTAAGGCCGCAGGTTTTGAGGCCTATTTTGTGGGCGGATCGGTCCGCGATGCCATTTTGAGAAGAACCATTCACGATGTGGACATTGCAACATCCAGCTATCCGCAGGAGACCAAAGCAATCTTCCCACGGACCATTGATGTGGGGATTGAACATGGAACGGTCTTGGTTCTGGAAGGGCATAAGGAGTACGAAATTACGACCTTTCGGACGGAGGAGGATTACGTGGACTTCCGCCGGCCTAGCCAGGTTTCTTTTGTCCGTTCACTAGAAGAAGACCTCAGACGCCGTGATTTTACAGTCAATGCCTTTGCCTTGGATGAACATGCTCAGGTCATCGACTTGTTTTCTGGACTAGAAGATTTGGAGCAGAAGCGTTTGCGAGCGGTAGGAATCCCTGCAGAGCGATTTAATGAAGATGCCCTGCGAATCATGCGTGGTTTTCGATTTGCGGCTAGTCTGAACTTCGAGATTGAACCAGAAACATTTAAGGCCATACAGGCAACAGCACCGCTCTTGGACAAAATCTCTGTTGAGCGCATTTTTATCGAATTTGATAAATTGCTGACGGCACCCCATTGGCGCAAGGGGCTGCAGGCTATGATTGATTCCAAAGCCTTTGATTTTTTACCAGATTTGGCTGGAAAAGGGCAGGAATTGGAGAAAATGCTATCTAGTTTGCAGGCAGATTTCATCTTTGAAACTTCTGAACAGGCCTGGGCCATGCTCTTTGTCTGTCTGAAAGTGGACAACATCAAGTCCTTCCTCAAAAAATGGAAAACCAGCAATGACTTTCAACGGACGGTCGTGCAATTGGTGAAAATTTATCAGCACCGCCAGACAGGACCAGTGACCAAGCAGATGGCCTACGAATACGGCAGGACACTGATTGAACTGGTCGAAAAACTGCGTCAGGCTCAGGGGCTCTCGGTTGATTTTGAAGAGATAGCTCAACTCGATAAGGACTTGATTATCCATGAACGACATGAGATTGTTGTGAATGGTGGCATGATTATGAAGAATCTAGCTGTCAAGCCTGGTCCTCTCTTGGGTCAGGTCCTAAATGCAGTGGAGTATGAGATTGTCGAGGGGAATTTGGCCAACTCAGAAGAGGACATCATGGATTTTGTAAAGGAGTTTTTAAGCAATGAGTGA
- a CDS encoding ROK family glucokinase: protein MSKKIIGIDLGGTSVKLAILTTAGEIQEKWSIKTNILDEGCHIVPDIIESIKDHFVSHNLTKDDFLGIGMGSPGVVDSKAGTVIGAYNLNWKTLQLVREQFETALGLPFFIDNDANVAALGEQWVGAGENNPDVVFMTLGTGVGGGVVAAGNLIRGSRGAGGELGHLTVDFEDPIMCTCGKPGCLETVASATGIVNLTRRYAAQYAGDSELKKLIDDGQDVTAKDVFDLAKTGDDLAQIVYRNFARYLGTACSNIAATLNPAYIVIGGGVSAAGDFLLDGVRKVFEVTVFPPIKESTKLALATLGNDAGVIGAASLVLK from the coding sequence ATGTCAAAGAAAATTATCGGTATTGACCTTGGCGGTACATCTGTCAAATTGGCTATTTTAACGACTGCTGGCGAAATCCAGGAAAAATGGTCCATCAAGACCAACATTTTGGATGAGGGCTGCCATATCGTTCCGGATATTATCGAGAGTATCAAAGATCATTTTGTGAGCCACAATCTGACCAAGGATGATTTCTTGGGAATTGGTATGGGTTCTCCTGGCGTAGTCGATAGCAAAGCTGGTACTGTGATTGGTGCCTATAACCTCAACTGGAAGACCTTGCAGCTGGTCCGTGAACAGTTTGAGACCGCACTTGGTTTGCCTTTCTTTATTGACAATGATGCCAACGTAGCAGCTCTGGGTGAGCAGTGGGTCGGTGCCGGCGAGAATAATCCTGACGTGGTCTTCATGACGCTGGGAACTGGTGTCGGTGGTGGTGTTGTTGCTGCTGGAAATCTGATTCGCGGATCACGCGGTGCAGGTGGCGAACTTGGCCATTTGACGGTTGATTTTGAAGACCCTATCATGTGCACATGTGGTAAGCCAGGTTGCCTGGAGACAGTTGCCTCAGCGACAGGTATTGTCAATTTGACTCGCCGTTATGCAGCCCAGTATGCTGGTGATTCTGAGTTGAAGAAACTCATTGATGATGGTCAAGATGTGACAGCTAAGGATGTCTTTGACTTAGCAAAAACAGGTGATGACCTAGCTCAGATTGTCTACCGCAACTTTGCTCGCTATCTAGGAACAGCTTGCTCCAACATTGCAGCGACGCTAAACCCAGCCTACATTGTCATCGGTGGTGGTGTATCAGCTGCAGGCGATTTCCTCTTGGACGGTGTTCGCAAGGTCTTTGAAGTGACAGTCTTCCCACCGATTAAGGAATCAACTAAGTTGGCTCTTGCAACACTTGGCAATGATGCCGGGGTTATCGGTGCAGCGTCACTCGTTTTGAAATAA